In Lates calcarifer isolate ASB-BC8 linkage group LG21, TLL_Latcal_v3, whole genome shotgun sequence, the sequence AAATAAGGAATGCTGAAGGAAAACTTATAAGTATGTTAGAATTTAGTATTTACTTAAACATGGTTGGTGACAGGGTGAGGGAATGATGGGATTCTTAAATGAGTGATTTATGAAAGTAAATAAAGAGTTAATGAGTATGAGGGAATGGAACATCTTATTTGCCACACGCACTGATGGGTTTTAATTGTGTGTGCCAGCTACAGCTGCAGGTTAATTAGCATGTTGCATCAATCTGgctgtttttaatctgttttgtcAGCAGTGTCACTTCAGCTTTGTCTGCTGCTAAACCTCAGCGGTACAAACAgagattgtttgtttgtttgtttgattgtattttttttttctttttgtctgtgatGTCATTTCTGGCTGAGTTTAAGCTTGTGATCACTATGACTACTATGGTTAACAGCATTCTGCATGTTCCTGCTTGTTCTGTTGACACTTGCTGTGCTTTCGTGTGAGGGCCCCTTGGAAACCTTTGCCCATTTGGTGCCAGTTCTGCCTAGATACGAGTCAACATTTTCACTGATAAATCAACTTGTTTCACATATatctgtttttgatttgataaaTAAATTCGTTTATTAGCTGCACACCTTACACGGACCACTGttctgtcactgctgcacaTCAAAGCCACTCATCTCTATCCTTGATTTGTTAGATGGAACTTTAACaatcaaaacaacataaaagctgcattttgttgttatttcaaGCCAGGTGTACTTGAATATAACGAAGCAGAAACTCACAAAGTGCACTTACAGTATGTTTAGTAATGATGCATGCAATAAATCACTGATTGCTCTTTGTTCACTGAATTTGAAATAACAAATATCTGCACAGCATTCAGTGGTTATTAATTCCAACACTCCAACACTATTATTTGTGACTCACCTGTTGTATGACAGTGTTACCCCGGCTACCTTGGCATTCTCGCAGCTCATTGCGAAAAAGAACAGTGACAGGATGTAACCGATCAGAGACGTGCCAAAGGCAAACCTGGCTGCTCCCATGATGTTCAGCTTCAGTCTTTTCATCAGCAGACCTCCAGAAAACATCCCCAGGGCCACAGCGGGGATATTGATCATGCCTAAGATTTAGAGAAATCAATATTAACTGATATTAGATGCTGCTTTAAAGGGTAAATCtttatttgaaaaacaatgGACTATATGATTTCATATTACATCAAAGCTTGGCTATCATCTCTCTGCTAATATTGCAGGGGAGTGAACTACTGAGACACattcagaggaaaaataagGCTACAGAAACTCCAAGTCTCcttgatcaaaaaaaaaaaaaagccatgcttttttttctttctttctttttttttttttttaccttcattTACCATCAATGTGAAGACATGGTCTTTTATCTATACCCATGTCATTAGCTCTGGTCACTAATATTACATTCTCTTTCATATTCAGCCAGTCTGGTCAGCGCAAGCCATCTCTGTTGATGAGACCACATGAACCTAGATACTTTCATCTTACGCTACCAACTTCGTtagatattttatttcatatgcAAAGCATTGCTCATATTCGCAAAGCTCCCATCTGCATCTTTAGCGGTTAGTGGGCTGAATTAGAACACAGCCGATCctgtccttttttctttaatagTATTCTCTCTCCAAAGGTCTGTTTGTGATTCATTCAGCAAACATAACATACCATAAATTAACTGGGGAAAATGTGCTGACTGGTAGATAGAAACCTGGTGAAACTGTAATTATGTACATGCTAAATGTGTAATCTTTTTAGTGTATGTTGTGTACATACTTGATACTGGAATTAATTTAGGTAAACTAGGCACATTCAAGAGCTCGTTCTTCCATACAGTGCAAACCGAGCAGGAAACCATTTCTTGTTCTGTTGATGTGATGATTTTCCAGGTTGTAATACATGTTAATTTATTACAACCTTAATTAATTCATGTGACATATGAAGTATTTATGGAGCGTGTGCCATACCCATCAGAAAGTTGGCCTTTGATGCAGATTGCCTGAAGTGCTGCTCGATGTATTTGGGCTTGTAGGTGACCATGCCGATGAGAGAGTTCAGCTGGATGATTGTCACACACAGGTAGATCAGATACACAGGGTGTCCCAGCAGAGTTCGCAGGGTTGGAATAAAGTCTGTAGAGGTTTAAGAATGTGTGAGTATAGCACTATTGTGAATTATTGTGCACACAGCTTTGTTTGTAGAAAAATGAGTCAATCTGGGCACAAAATGCTGCAGTCTATGTGTTGTTTTCAACCATTTCATTTAACAGTCCATTCATTTCTACATATAAGGGCTTTAAActtataaaacattaaattcaTCAATATTTATGAACACAGACAACTACAGGGAAAACTGATGcaatatgaaaaatgtaatcttAGAATGTCTTCCATCCTCACCTTTGGCCATCTCTATAAAACTAGTGTGTTCGTCTGCGGGATACTTGTGCTTCATAAGGGGGGAGTCTTTGATGAAACTTGTCTGCTCTGGCGTGCACTTCTCCGGGCCCCGGGGCCCAGACATGGGCAGGGAGCGGGGCAGAAACCAGAATGGGATGGCAGAGAGCAGGGTGATGACCCCAGCTATGAGGTAGCCCAGCCACCAGGCCCCCACCCAGCGGGCATCTGCTGGGGTGATTGTGATGGTTTCTGAGTTGGGGGAAACGGAGAGTGAGGCGTGATCAATGTTCAGGTTGCTTACTTAAAATAGGGTGTGTATATTAGTGCCTTCTGCTGTATGGTTTAGTGGGACAATTTAATTGTAACATAAGCAGTTTTTGAATAGCTCATCAGGCTTTTGAGTACACATTTGTTATCACTAGAAGTCACCAGAACTGTACTTGGTCTTTTCATTGCCTCAGTTTCTGaaattaaatgtctgtttgGAATAGTCTGATTCTCGTCCTTGTCATGTGATTTGTGGCATGTACTCAGCTAGAGGTAGCCATTTTCAGCCAAGCTGTcaatcagtgtatttttaaaatagttttttttatttgttcattctttcttcttctctcctctgattATTTATTATAGATTTTTTTACCAGCTcagtttcctttgtttctctcgGTTCTTTCCTCTGTTaccctcttcctcccttcctctgctgcactgtTTTATTGTCAAGGGAGTTTgtccttcctctccctcacctgGCCTCACTCATCAGCTAATTGACACTAATCCTGCACACCTGCTCTGAGCCTTTGAATTGTGCACACACAGGGACTGTGGTCCGCTTGTTGTTGTATCTGATGACATCGTGCCTCAGTTTTATGAATGAAAAGACCTTTTTCAGAGCAGAACATTTTGACCTGCAATGAAATCAAAAGTCCAAGTGTTACTAATGACGTTAACAATGGCTCCACTCTATTCGTGTGTCCCAGTAACCATGACAGTGAACCAGCATGAACAACATGAGGACCTTGAAACCATATTctgcctttgtttttcctcctgtgacatgtcaaaaaaTCCTCAGTGAAACATCCCTACTCTACATTTCTTCACTTCACTCTGATTCATGACCCACTTAAGGGgtaaatatacaataatatccaataaatatacagtgtcATGCTGTTATGGCAGTGGTTGCTTTACTGCTACACCAGAGTAGTATACATATATACTTTCATACAAACTGACAGAGCAAACCGAACATTTCTAGGATGATgagcaaatgacaaaaaatctGCAAATTTGCACAATGGCCTGAccttaaaagtaaaaaatattttcctgcACAAACTCACCCATTTTTACAAATCCAATGTCCACATAGATTTTGGCACAAAGGGAGCCTAATAAGTAGCCAAACACAGGGCCAACTACAGAGATGGTCTGCACACAGCCTAGGATatgatacacacagagacacacacaacacaaaaactggTTAGGACTTGTGTATGAAAAACTGAGATACTGTAGATAATACAGAACACCTCACACACGCATTTTACACAgatattttacatacatattGGTCAACATTGGTTAACACCacataaatgttttaaacaagGATTTACTGCCTTGGTTATATTTGAGcaccacatacatacatatgacCAGATGTGGTTATTATTGTGTTGTATTATGTGGGGGCTGTAGCccagtcttttttgtttgtttgtttgatgtaaAAATTAGCCACATGCTTATTTTGCCCCGGTATTACcatgtttttaactgttttgaTTGCAGTGTGCCTTTGAACTTTCCTGACAGCTTTGTGGACTTCCAAGCACCCCGCACATTAATCTGTCTTGGGCTTATTTTTGCTTTAGTCGCTGCAATACAGTACTCTAAGGCTTTGTAGTATTTCATTGTATTGTGACCTTCGTCTTGTCTTTGTTGACTGAGCTGCCTGCTGGCCCTGGCTCACTGCCACACGAGGATCGACAGCTTAAACACGTGCCCCACTTTAACTGGAGGTTTACAGAACTACAGATGGCAACATACACAGTGTCATGGCTTGATcactgtgtttgtacatgtgatGCACAGGCTTCCCTGGTTACCATGGAGCACTGACCAATTACAGGATGGCAGTAAACCTTATACAATATGTGCTGCTATGCCTGTCATTGTTGAGACCTTATGTACAATACCTAGGGAACATTTTTAACAGTCAGGGTAGTAAACGTCATTAGACATACAGTAGATCTTGGTCATAATTTCACACATGACTCAACACagagtacagtatgtacactgACCTACACTGTATAGATACTGTGCTGTAAATTGTTCACCCCAGGGTAAATAGAGTTGTGCAGAAATTTAACTAGCGTTCAAATGATGActaagtctgtctaagtctgtCTGTCCATACAGGACCATTATGCACTGCTTGTCTGTGGTGTAACTATAAACAGAGTGGTATATGATTGCTTGAGGACGTGTGTGCTTGAATTTATTTCAACACTATTAGTCATAAGGTTTAGAATAGCAGAACtctttttgtatatttttataaattGTGCTTTACAGATCATATGCATGAACCTGATCAAATGAATACAATCAATTATAAAGTGTTTTTGACCCATACTGAACACTTAGTAAGTGTATCTCTACCACTGGTTAGTGACTCTCTTACCCACATATAGCGCAGCGTTCTCCTCAGTAGCAAAATCATCTATATACGAGATCCCAAGAGGCTGAACTGGCGTCTCTCCGATTCCCCGCAGGACATTTCCCAAGAGCACATAGATCCACATCGACAAGTTAGACTCGCTTTCACAACCTGGAGGAAAGGATGAGTGTAATCTGACATCTTTGCTTGTCTagactagtgtgtgtgtgtgtgtgtgtgtgtgtgtgtgtgtgtgtgtgtgtgagagtgtgtgtgagagtgtgtgtgcatgcatgcgcgcgtgtgtgtgtataaacgCTCACCTGCGGCTGGCACTTCAGGCAGTTTACCATCTTGGGTCAGGTCAGCCAGTGATCCCACCGGACATGGTGAGGGGTTAAGTGTTGAATTCACTACCCACCGCACTGATGTTTCATATTCATAGCtgtacacaaaaaacaaatggaactgttaaaaaaaacagggggCAGGGATAAAACAACTGGCCAATTTTACTGGAAGTAGTTTTCATAAGTAAGATGGAACAGCAGGGAATCCCTGTTGGGAAAAATGAGACCTCCAGAAGCATCTATTTTCAAGACTCACTGGAACAGCAATATGTTTGAACTAATATACCCTGACCCAGTTACAGTGCTATACTAGTATATCATGGAAAAATAACTCCTGAAACAAAAGTATAATATGTATTTGATGTTCATGTTGTGTCATTGAGACTTTATCTAACCGGTGATATAGAACATGATGAGATTTCTTGTGGAATGAGATGCGCGTGGAAACAACAGCTTCACTACACAATTTCTGTCTAGACTAAGGCATGTTTTTCAAATTAGATTTTCATCTTTGCTTCAGTcaacaaacatgcaaaaatataCATCACATTCTGTGCCATGTAgctcctctgcagctgttaCTAGTGTGTTCAGAACTAGGGCATTATATACTTGTATTGAATCAGATGCttccaaatgtttttaaacacatttagaaCAAGAACCAGGCACACTGGCTCCTTTTACTCACCGCCCAATGATGAAGTGAGGCAGAGCGATGATGAAGGTGCCGATGGACATCAGCACACAACCCATTGCAATGATCTTTGGCCGATGGAGCTTGGCCCCAAAGTAACTGACGAAAGCTATCACCAAGAGGTTACCTAAAAGGATGGAGGCAAGAGCCAGAAATATCAGGGATTTAGAGTATCACTGTACATACACCCCCCCAGGCTGAAGGAAGAGCAGGAGTTGAAGCAAATAGTTTTAGAAGCAGCCGATTATTGCCTTATTACATTTGTTACCTTTTTTATTACACTGTGGGTAATCCAGATGGGGCTCTGTTGAGTACGCTGGCCACATACTTGTCACTAATTGCTTTTTACAATAATGTCATTATAATACATTTGGATTTCATTATTGAGTGAAATGATGGAGCTTTTGATTCAATATTTGAGCCAAAAACGTATAATATCTATACATAGATATGTGTTATTGTAAGAGTATACCCAAATATTTTGATGTATCCATGTAGGAGGACGCCTGCGTTATATCAGATGAAAACTGAGACCTATAGACCATTGTAGAGTTTGAAAGGGGGATAAGGTTGCATTCTCTCATGTGACGCATTTTCCTTATGCTCCAAGAGATTTGCATTATCTACAGCATGTAGCAGCAGATGTATTAGATGACATGAAAATCAAACAATGCTGGGTGGGAACGTGGCAATTTCACTATTGTCACCTTTCAGTGCATTTTTGTCTGTGATCAGTGACATGGAAACTCCATTGCAAACAAGGTGGAAAAGTGGCCCAGAAAGATAAGCTCACGCCATCTTGCCTGACCTTTTTCAGTTGTAAAGGTTCGCTTGATGGGATGACGTCAAACCCTCCAACAATCCTTCAGCTGtcatgtatatgtgtatgtgtgtgtgtgtgtgtgtgagtgcgtgtgtgagggagagagagagagagactagaGCTTCCAGAAATATCAAGTAATtatgagtaaatgtactgtGTAACCTCTATGTGTGGTTATAGAAGTGCTTAAATCCTCCATGGTATTCTACATGGTCATTACAAGtaccatgaatgtgtgtactttCCTGTTGTGAAACACAAGATCCTTGTTTACTTTAAAACTAAACTTGTTTAACTGTTTTAATGGTTATGTCACATGCGCATTGGCAACATGTCCAgatcaaaaaacataaataacttGAGCATGCTCAGAATGATTCATGCAGCATATGTACAAGCCTGCATATACATCAGTCGGGTCCAATCCGCTAAGCTCATCTAGCTAATGTGATCCTTGCAAAGATTAATCATTCATCATTATTACTCTCTGTTCCTCATTCTCATCTTCATTATACTTTATTTTTGCCCTCTCCCACTTCGCTTCTCTCCCTTTATCTTCCCTGcgctctgtcctcctctcttgtttcttgttgcttttctttactttttttctcctcttcacgCTGCCCTGCTCTGCCTCTATGTTGCCCTGGCAACGGTCCTATAGAAAAACCTTGTTGCCTAGGCCACACAAGAGAAGCAGCTCTCACAGGAGACGGCAAGATGGAGAGATCAGAGTATCAGCGGGTCGCACACACATAATgttattgaaataaaatgttaattattctTCCCCACTATCATGTCACCCTGGGCTCAAAGTGCCTGTCTGACAGTAAAAGAACAGAAGTAGAATGATGACTTTTATCTTGTATGAATCATGTCTCTTTTGGTCTCATCTTGCTCTGCGAGCTATCTATGATTTATAACCTACAAGAGATACTTCCGCTGAATGGACTAGCCTTATATAAGTGACCTAGAAACTGGTCAGGGGACGATCTGGGAACACATTTTGCTGAACATCATCAAGAATTCCTTATTATTAAGAGGAACCACAGGTTACAGAGAGTATGTCCAGTTGTGGTTTGTATACAATAGTACTGTAACCCAGATTCACTAACTAGCTACACAGTTTCACaaattaaatctgtgttttagtcaaaatatttaaatgcaaGTGGCACCTGAAAACCTTAAATAAGTTTGactcacagaaaatattttttaattaaaaactgtgCAATGCAATGTTTCTATTTATCTGTGATGCCTCATTGTCAAGTTAAACAGCCCTTACATGCTTCTTCACAAAACCATTTCAAAGTATGTTTCCATGATTGTGTTCCCTGTGGCACTGTTCACATCTAATGTACCgtatactatatatatactTACCCCACTGATTTGTCTATTGTCTCCTTTATTCTGCAAATTTTTCCTTGTCAAAACTGGgcgcctacattacccacaatgcaacttcCAACACTTTGGTCAGAGATTCTGGTGTGTTATGCTGGTAGCGGCCATAAGTATGGAGGTTCACAGATGTAGTAATACTCCCCTAGACTTGGAATGAAACTGTGACGTGTAGAATTGGCACACTTCCCCTTTAAGGATTCATATTTTGATGTTTAGTTTGATGTTACTAGAGCTGATTTGTTCTAGTAGAGTAACATTGTAGTGGCACTAAAGCTAGTGTTTGAATCTGCACAGGGTCTACCATGCCTCCTGTCCTATATAACTATGTAAGCAGGCACTGGCTCCATCTCCCTACAGCACTGTACAGGaaaaattagtttaaaaaacaaaaactaactgAGATATAAACATGGTAAAGCAGCCAGCAACGTCTTGTACATTGTACATTAGTACAGATACAGTATCTGTGATAAGTCAGTAATAACATTGGGCATGCCAAAATATCAGTTGGGCTTTAGTGAGGAAAGTTTTTatcctcttttgttttgttttttttgtttgtttttttttaccacctACCTCATTTTGTATTGACATTCCCAGTGTGAACAAGCAGTATTGGTTATGCATTACAAGATAAGGGTTTATGTGATATTATAAAATTGTCTACACAGAGCTAGGCAGTTTGTGTTGCACTTACACAACAAATTATTTTGGTATTGCCTGAAGGGTCTGTCTGCTTTTAGCTGATTCACGTGTCAGATAAAAGCTGTTAATACCAGATGATTCCCATGTATATTACCACAGTAGACTTAGATCAAATTAACAGTACAAAGTTATTGCATAACAAAACCTTACAACTTATAGAGTTCAGCTGTCCGCAGCAAAGAGAGAGCTTGGAGCCTGTTATGTCCCCAGTCGACACTATGActcaccacatacacacacgtatgcacacacacccctctgtcctcttcttgGAAGCCTGATGAATCCTTTACCTGCAGCTTGAATATCTCTGTGACCCATTCATATTTCCGTcccaaagacagagagagaaaagggaggggagCCCATGACATAGAGGCtgcaaacagaacaacaaaataacagcaGTGACTGGCAGGTCCACTCACCTATCTCGAAGCTCCCGTCAATGACACCTATTAGGTAACTGGGGATGTCAAAGCGCCTCTCCAGCTGAGTTATTGTGCTCTTCATGTAGCTCCCTGACAGAGCCTTTGCAAAATAGGCAAAGGACAGAGCCACCAGAAACATCTGGGAAAAaggagtgaaatgaaaaaaaggaaagagaaagaaacaaagatggAGATTTCACGTTAATATGCACAGGAGTGTTTAATCACAAACGAGCACATGCAGTGATTTCACGGAATTATCACTCATAGTTATCTACTTGATTGTGTGATGTTCACACATGTTTTGtccacaaagagacagaaaaagaagcacTTGGGTGATATTGCTACGGTTGCTACGATGCATGAACTCCCCTCATTAACCTACTTACAGTGGTCCAACATTCACTAATTACCAAGTGCCAACATCCTAGGAATAATGGGGTTTGGGTGGGGGGGCTCTAGAGTAGAAGGAGAGggacagaaatacacacactgcatagGTTGTAGAGCATGAACCAAGACTGAGAGAATAGCTGGCTTATATTTGAGTGCAGACAGCCAGATCGACTAATGGATGAATAATTCCAAAATAATCCATGTAGCACAGACAAACCTTCCTcctaataaaataaatcaaaatcatGTTTGATGACATTAAGTGAACGTGACCCGCAGTGCCAACTCTGCCACCAAACCtagctgagacagagaaagaccccccccctcccccccaggatcattttattgttttaattctCACAGTTATGACCAAAAGCAATCTAATAAACAGATTCATCCATTCATGGCGGAGGTCCAAATCACCAGACAAATTCAGTTTTCTTATTAACATCAAAGCAAGACTAAAACAGAACCCAACAAGTTTTTATCGCCGGGTAGGAAATGTaataagataaaaatgaataaaacgACTAAAGGGATTGactgtggcttttttttttgcatcctAAAATGGACACAACAAGTCTCAATTACCTACACATGCCACACCACTTCAAACACAAGAGAAGCAGactataaataataaacatccCAAGACATATTCTGAGTGACAGTGTTCCAAACTCTTCAgatcatttcaaattaaatcagTCTTTAAAAAGTTATTGGATCTTTACAATCTAAATTTGGCTGTTGTGATATACTTGAACCGACATAATGCAACAACTGAAAATGAGCCAAATCATCAACTGTGCCATATATCACTTATTTTCAGTAGTGCTTAACAATTTAAAGTCGTAATCTGGTTCCCCCGCACAAAGACAGTAGCCAACAAATCTCAGAACAGACAGCAATCATCCAGAGCAATGAAAAAAACTTCCCATGCCAAGATGGACAATAATGTGGACTGTGGGATCGCTGGGCACCGTTCCAAGGTTGACCACAGTTCCCCTGCTTCCTTGAGATTTTGAGGAATTGAGAAAATTATGATCTTCCCCTGAGGTGATGATCTTATAAAGATACAAAGCATTTTGGATTCAAGATTAAAAGACAGTGGAGGCTTCTAGATTAAATGAGGAAACAAATCTATTTTATCACCAGTTTTCCTTCTATATCTGCTGTATGTTTTATGACTGTATGATGCATTTATATATTTGGTATTGAGCAATTAGATAACTAATCCCCAGGCTATCACGGAataagcttcttttttttttttactttctgacTGACATTTGTACCGCTCTGAAGGAGACTGTCAGGTCATTTGCACCCCCAGTGAGGAAACAGATAATGCTGAAATATGCTAGTCGCTGTGTACGTGTTAAACCCAGCCTCCTGTGAAATAtgtcagaaatgaaaacaaattggcATTCAGGCATGGTTGACTGGTTTAATCTAATCTGGAGTCACATGCTTGCCCCTAGCTGCTTGCCTATAGGAACAAATCCCCTCCATATTCTCCGTCTCCTGTGACCTTTCCACCTGTCTAttgaaacagagaaaattaaatgagGATGGTGCGCTGTTCACACTGCGTATTTCACCACAATCTGCAATACAAGAAATGTGTTGTTGATCATTGCTGTTTTCAGTGGTAAAGCATACATCACTATCTGTGTCATACAGATGACAGTGCGCTGGAGAGTTCAAataatttcacacatttttgcAACCAAACTGTCAGAAAAGAAATATCTGTCTGTAAAGTATACATTACCTTTAGATTATAGATTTATAAAAGCTCAATTTAAGTCttaagaaaacatttattaacatGCTGATTTATACAACAAGGAGCTCCAACAATACACACAGGAGCCACTAAAACAATCTTGGTATAACATCATAAGAATTGGGACATGCCAATCCCAATTATTTAACTATGTTTATCAGTACATGTTTCTTCTGC encodes:
- the LOC108888406 gene encoding solute carrier organic anion transporter family member 1C1 → MEERAGQGRTQENGRSDGAATEPRSTPCTSLKMFLVALSFAYFAKALSGSYMKSTITQLERRFDIPSYLIGVIDGSFEIGNLLVIAFVSYFGAKLHRPKIIAMGCVLMSIGTFIIALPHFIIGRYEYETSVRWVVNSTLNPSPCPVGSLADLTQDGKLPEVPAAGCESESNLSMWIYVLLGNVLRGIGETPVQPLGISYIDDFATEENAALYVGCVQTISVVGPVFGYLLGSLCAKIYVDIGFVKMETITITPADARWVGAWWLGYLIAGVITLLSAIPFWFLPRSLPMSGPRGPEKCTPEQTSFIKDSPLMKHKYPADEHTSFIEMAKDFIPTLRTLLGHPVYLIYLCVTIIQLNSLIGMVTYKPKYIEQHFRQSASKANFLMGMINIPAVALGMFSGGLLMKRLKLNIMGAARFAFGTSLIGYILSLFFFAMSCENAKVAGVTLSYNSMDTISYEKHPVFTACNSDCFCSASDWDPVCGENGITYVSPCLAGCTSSAGSGKNTVFSNCSCVGAAGNFTASTGQCPQKDDCDRMFPYFLALSVITSFIISLGGTPGYMLLIRCIKPQLKSLALGFHALATRTLAGIPAPIYFGAIIDTTCLKWGQKRCGGIGACRIYNTTAYRIAYLGLTLSLRTVSFVICIPGFILLSRQLKKEERNAIHGALSNGGAELEALRKEEFVISNSDQLQQTSDNSTDRETRL